One window of the Rhodococcus sovatensis genome contains the following:
- the nusA gene encoding transcription termination factor NusA, with product MNIDIAALRAIEAEKGVSIDTVISTIQTALLTAYRHTEGHQQHAWIDVDRKSGSVKVMAKEIDEDGNTISEWDDTPEGFGRIAATTARQVILQRLRDAEHERSFGEYSTHEGEIVNGVIQRDTRANAKGTVIVRIGSEANGADGLLPPAEQVPGESYEHGERIKCYVVGVARGQRGPQITLSRTHPNLVRKLFALEVPEIADGSVEIIAVARESGHRSKIAVFSTVSGLNAKGACIGPMGQRVRNVMSELAGEKIDIIDFDEDPATFVGNALSPSKVVSVTVVDAAARAARVIVPDYQLSLAIGKEGQNARLAARLTGWRIDIRSDAAAAPESTSG from the coding sequence GTGAATATCGACATTGCTGCGCTGCGTGCGATCGAGGCCGAAAAGGGCGTCTCGATCGACACTGTCATCTCGACGATTCAAACTGCACTGCTGACCGCGTACCGGCACACCGAGGGCCATCAGCAGCACGCGTGGATCGATGTCGATCGTAAGAGCGGTTCGGTCAAGGTTATGGCCAAAGAGATCGACGAGGACGGCAACACCATCTCGGAGTGGGACGACACTCCGGAAGGATTCGGTCGTATCGCCGCGACGACAGCGCGTCAGGTCATCTTGCAGCGCTTGCGTGACGCCGAGCACGAGCGTTCCTTCGGTGAGTACTCCACTCACGAAGGTGAGATCGTCAACGGGGTCATCCAGCGCGATACCAGGGCCAATGCCAAAGGCACCGTCATCGTCCGCATCGGCAGTGAAGCCAACGGGGCGGACGGTCTGCTTCCGCCGGCCGAGCAGGTTCCGGGCGAAAGCTACGAGCACGGCGAGAGAATCAAGTGCTACGTCGTCGGAGTCGCGCGTGGTCAGCGTGGGCCGCAGATCACGCTGTCCCGCACGCACCCGAACCTCGTTCGGAAGCTGTTCGCACTCGAAGTGCCCGAGATCGCCGACGGGTCGGTGGAGATCATCGCTGTCGCCCGTGAATCGGGCCATCGCTCCAAGATCGCCGTGTTTTCCACCGTCTCCGGTCTCAATGCCAAAGGTGCGTGCATCGGACCCATGGGACAGCGCGTGCGCAACGTCATGAGCGAGCTCGCGGGGGAGAAGATCGACATCATCGACTTCGACGAGGACCCGGCGACGTTCGTCGGGAATGCGCTGTCGCCGTCGAAGGTTGTGTCTGTGACGGTCGTCGACGCAGCTGCCCGCGCAGCTCGCGTCATCGTCCCGGATTACCAGCTGTCCCTGGCGATCGGCAAGGAGGGCCAGAACGCCCGGTTGGCTGCTCGGCTGACCGGTTGGCGGATCGATATCCGAAGCGACGCGGCCGCGGCACCCGAGTCCACCAGCGGGTAA
- the rimP gene encoding ribosome maturation factor RimP — protein MPVPSKERVIALLSDLIHAQGFDLEDVNVVSAGKHSAVRIMVDREQGIDLDTLPILSREISEVFDAVSDFGEAPYTLEVTTPGIDRPLTEERHWRRARGRSVRIELAEEKFDGRIGVLDGGVVTIVTRTKGVLATRAVELSSVVKAVVQVEFSRPKVEEMELAGGVVDGRPAPADSDEIVNVEAPEEGSDK, from the coding sequence ATGCCTGTTCCGTCCAAGGAGAGGGTCATCGCGCTCCTGTCCGATCTGATTCATGCTCAGGGCTTCGACCTCGAGGACGTCAACGTCGTGTCTGCGGGCAAGCACAGCGCTGTTCGGATCATGGTCGATCGCGAGCAGGGCATCGATTTGGACACTCTGCCGATTCTCAGTCGTGAGATCTCGGAGGTGTTCGACGCCGTGTCGGACTTCGGCGAAGCGCCGTACACGCTCGAGGTCACCACTCCTGGTATCGACCGACCGTTGACGGAAGAGCGGCATTGGCGCCGTGCTCGGGGCCGGTCGGTGCGTATCGAGTTGGCCGAGGAAAAGTTCGACGGGCGAATCGGGGTACTCGACGGCGGTGTCGTGACCATTGTCACGCGCACGAAGGGCGTTCTGGCCACTCGGGCTGTCGAACTCTCCAGCGTCGTCAAGGCTGTTGTACAAGTAGAGTTCTCGCGGCCCAAGGTCGAAGAGATGGAGTTGGCGGGCGGCGTCGTGGACGGTCGGCCTGCGCCTGCGGACTCCGATGAGATCGTGAATGTGGAAGCACCGGAAGAAGGGTCCGACAAGTGA